Proteins from a genomic interval of Phalacrocorax aristotelis chromosome 3, bGulAri2.1, whole genome shotgun sequence:
- the CST3 gene encoding cystatin-C, with product MAGAGKCLALLAAALMLAGAVLGSEDRPRLVGAPVDIPNTDNDEGLQRALQFAMAEYNKASNDMYSSRVVRVINAKKQIVSGIKYLIKVEIGRTTCSKPATDLQSCTFHDEPQMAKHTICNFVVYTVPWLNQIKLLKSECQ from the exons ATGGCGGGAGCAGGCAAGTGTCTGGCGCTGCTGGCCGCCGCCCTGATGCTCGCTGGCGCCGTGCTGGGCAGCGAGGACCGCCCGAGACTCGTGGGGGCTCCGGTGGACATCCCCAACACCGACAATGATGAGGGCCTGCAGCGGGCCCTGCAGTTCGCCATGGCTGAGTACAACAAGGCCAGCAACGACATGTACTCCAGCCGGGTGGTGCGGGTCATCAACGCCAAGAAGCAG ATTGTGTCTGGAATCAAGTACCTAATTAAGGTTGAGATTGGCCGGACAACTTGCTCGAAGCCAGCAACTGATCTCCAGAGCTGTACTTTCCATGATGAGCCACAGATGGCTAAG CACACCATTTGCAACTTTGTGGTGTACACTGTTCCTTGGCTAAACCAAATTAAACTACTGAAGAGTGAGTGCCAATAA